In Phocoena phocoena chromosome 12, mPhoPho1.1, whole genome shotgun sequence, the following proteins share a genomic window:
- the ZC2HC1B gene encoding zinc finger C2HC domain-containing protein 1B, with protein MAEAEPFLADGNQELFPCEVCGRRFAADVLERHGPIRRKLFNKKRKPFNSLKQRLQGTDIPTVWKAPQSKPQPMRKSNWRQQHEDFITAIRSAKQCTLAIKEGRPLPPPSPPSINLDYIRCPYCMRRFNETTANQHINFCKDQSSRRVFYPAQTAAKLATRAQGRVQMSPKRGTTVTSAVGALLQNRALEASVVPTRPAVDPASGAKLRQGFTKSKKRLTPRGQTGSLRALSLDGCVPRKAT; from the exons ATGGCCGAGGCAGAACCATTCTTAGCAG ATGGCAATCAGGAATTATTTCCCTGTGAAGTCTGTGGAAGACGCTTTGCAGCAGATGTTCTG GAAAGGCATGGACCAATACGTAGAAAACTGTTCAACAAAAAGCGTAAACCTTTCAATTCCTTAAAACAAAGATTACAGGGCACTGACATTCCCACTGTGTGGAAGGCTCCTCAATCCAAG cctCAACCCATGAGAAAATCTAACTGGAGACAACAACATGAAGACTTCATTACTGCGATTCGATCAGCAAAGCAGTGTACACTAGCCATTAAAGAAGGCCggcctctcccacctccatcccctccGTCCATCAACCTAG ATTATATTCGGTGTCCATATTGTATGAGGAGATTTAATGAAACCACAGCCAATCAACACATTAATTTCTGCAAGGATCAGTCTTCTCGCCGAGTCTTTTATCCAGCCCAGACAGCAGCCAAATTGGCAACCAGGGCACAG ggTAGGGTTCAGATGAGTCCAAAAAGAGGAACGACTGTAACCAGTGCTGTGGGAGCTCTGCTGCAGAACAGGGCCCTGGAGGCCAGTGTGGTCCCAACCAGGCCAG CAGTGGACCCTGCTTCTGGAGCAAAACTCAGACAAGGATTTactaaatctaaaaaaagattaACTCCTAGAGgccag